In one Chitinophaga sancti genomic region, the following are encoded:
- a CDS encoding GNAT family N-acetyltransferase yields MILTSRLQILPCTLQYFEALLQGKETLGHLLDVDIPLFWTEFPEVILVAYDKLRNDPSMLGWFLYLVIYQDDKRLIGAGGFKGRPDNDGVVEIGYEITTAYRERGFGTELTQALIRFAFGHSYVTRVIAHTEEEYTASVKVLQKSGMSFAGENPDTQLWRWEISRAQYELPQD; encoded by the coding sequence ATGATCCTGACCTCAAGGTTGCAAATATTGCCTTGTACACTGCAGTACTTTGAAGCATTACTACAAGGAAAAGAAACATTGGGCCATTTATTGGATGTTGATATCCCTCTTTTCTGGACTGAGTTCCCTGAAGTAATACTGGTAGCGTACGACAAATTGCGCAATGACCCCTCTATGCTTGGCTGGTTCCTTTACCTGGTGATCTACCAGGATGATAAACGGCTGATTGGTGCCGGTGGCTTTAAAGGCCGCCCGGACAATGATGGCGTGGTGGAAATAGGCTATGAAATCACCACCGCCTACCGTGAACGGGGCTTTGGTACCGAGCTCACACAAGCCCTGATCCGTTTCGCCTTCGGCCACTCTTATGTGACCCGGGTAATTGCCCATACAGAGGAAGAATATACCGCTTCTGTAAAAGTGCTCCAGAAATCAGGAATGTCCTTTGCCGGCGAAAACCCCGACACACAATTATGGCGCTGGGAAATATCCCGGGCACAATATGAACTCCCCCAGGATTAA
- a CDS encoding C1 family peptidase — MKKWILCLAVCYSTTTAMAQTTNKEGSKYQFTVIKNLDAGDVENQGRTGTCWSFSGLSFFQAEALRNGKGKGANLSEMFVVRRMYPLKAVNYVRMHGKANFGEGGGFPDDLTCLREYGLVPQTVYDGNRDKVYNHAEMVSILEGMTNKIGASEGTINPNWKKAVDGVLNSYIGDAPEKFEYQGKSYTPQSYAKELGLNADDYVLVSSFTHHPYYEQFVLEVPDNWNWERVYNVPLNDFTAIAENAVQNGYTIAWAADVSEKGFNFFEGLAVVPETEFSDMSAEEKKKVFEEPVKEKTITPELRQKAFDNFETQDDHGMHIVGMAKDQNGKVYFRVKNSWGTTNPGSGYFYASEPYFAYKTTCIMLNKKALPADVAKKLGIKQ, encoded by the coding sequence ATGAAGAAATGGATCTTATGCCTGGCCGTGTGTTATTCCACCACGACTGCCATGGCGCAAACCACCAACAAAGAAGGCAGCAAATACCAGTTTACCGTCATCAAAAACTTAGATGCAGGTGATGTGGAAAACCAGGGCCGTACCGGTACCTGCTGGTCCTTCTCTGGTCTGTCCTTTTTCCAGGCCGAGGCACTGCGCAATGGCAAAGGCAAAGGCGCGAACCTGAGCGAAATGTTCGTGGTAAGAAGAATGTATCCCCTCAAGGCGGTGAACTACGTGCGGATGCACGGTAAGGCCAACTTCGGTGAAGGTGGTGGATTCCCTGACGATCTGACCTGCCTCCGTGAATACGGTCTGGTACCACAGACTGTATACGACGGCAATCGCGATAAAGTTTATAACCACGCAGAAATGGTGTCCATACTGGAAGGCATGACCAACAAGATTGGCGCTTCTGAAGGTACCATCAATCCTAACTGGAAGAAAGCCGTTGATGGCGTGCTGAACTCCTACATCGGCGATGCTCCTGAAAAATTCGAATACCAGGGTAAATCATACACGCCCCAATCTTATGCAAAAGAACTGGGCCTGAATGCAGATGATTATGTACTGGTTTCTTCTTTCACCCACCATCCATATTATGAGCAGTTCGTATTGGAAGTTCCGGACAACTGGAACTGGGAAAGAGTCTACAACGTTCCCCTGAACGATTTCACTGCTATCGCAGAAAATGCTGTCCAGAATGGTTATACCATCGCTTGGGCTGCCGACGTATCTGAGAAAGGATTTAATTTCTTTGAAGGTTTGGCTGTAGTGCCTGAAACCGAATTCAGCGACATGAGCGCTGAAGAAAAAAAGAAAGTATTCGAAGAACCTGTAAAGGAGAAAACGATCACGCCTGAACTGCGTCAGAAAGCTTTCGACAATTTCGAAACGCAGGATGACCACGGTATGCACATCGTAGGTATGGCAAAAGACCAGAATGGTAAAGTATACTTCCGTGTAAAAAATTCATGGGGAACTACGAATCCAGGTAGCGGATATTTCTATGCATCCGAGCCTTACTTCGCTTATAAAACCACCTGCATCATGCTGAACAAAAAAGCACTGCCTGCAGATGTTGCTAAGAAGCTGGGCATCAAACAATAG
- a CDS encoding L-threonylcarbamoyladenylate synthase has translation MLLTLHPDNPNPRHLKTIVECLKDGGVIIYPTDTVYGMGCDISQHKAIERICRIKHINPAKAQFSFICYDLSHLSDYARSVDTPTFRMLKKALPGPYTFILPASRQVPRMLKQKKDTVGIRVPDNNISRAIVKELGNPILSTSLPIEAYVEEYTDPEIIHEKFENIVDIVIDGGPGGMQFSTVVDCTGSEPELIREGLGSFEEIV, from the coding sequence ATGCTTTTGACTTTACACCCAGACAACCCGAATCCCCGTCATCTAAAGACGATCGTGGAATGTCTGAAAGATGGAGGCGTGATTATCTATCCGACCGATACGGTTTACGGCATGGGTTGTGACATTTCACAGCACAAAGCTATAGAACGCATTTGCCGCATCAAGCATATTAATCCTGCCAAGGCCCAGTTTTCATTTATATGTTACGATCTCAGTCATTTGTCTGACTATGCACGAAGTGTAGATACACCTACTTTCAGAATGCTTAAGAAGGCATTGCCCGGACCGTATACATTTATTCTGCCAGCCAGCAGGCAGGTGCCCAGAATGCTGAAGCAAAAGAAGGATACGGTTGGTATACGCGTTCCTGATAATAATATCAGCAGAGCGATCGTGAAGGAATTAGGAAACCCAATTCTGAGTACCTCGCTGCCGATTGAAGCTTACGTAGAAGAATACACTGATCCGGAAATCATTCATGAGAAGTTTGAAAACATTGTAGATATCGTAATAGATGGTGGACCTGGAGGGATGCAGTTTTCAACAGTAGTTGATTGTACCGGCTCTGAACCTGAACTGATCAGGGAAGGTTTGGGTAGTTTTGAAGAGATTGTCTAA
- the mtgA gene encoding monofunctional biosynthetic peptidoglycan transglycosylase: protein MKKILLVLFITHFVYLIALKWVNPPITITMISSWVGTWGTDTKFHKTWADYSEISEFTKLAVLSSEDQLFPDHNGFDFKSIEKAMKHNQKSKKIRGASTISQQVAKNVFLWQQRSWIRKGLEVYFTFMIEKLWGKERILEVYLNVAQTGDAVFGVEAAAQQYYHKSAASLNREQSAMIAACLPNPVKYTVVPPARPTLYRQKKILVQMRLLTGDPDISALISSK from the coding sequence TTGAAAAAGATTCTCCTGGTATTATTTATTACACACTTTGTTTATCTCATTGCTTTAAAATGGGTTAATCCTCCTATTACCATAACGATGATCTCGAGCTGGGTAGGAACATGGGGAACTGATACAAAGTTTCATAAAACATGGGCTGACTATTCAGAGATCTCTGAATTCACCAAGCTGGCTGTACTGTCCAGCGAAGACCAGTTATTTCCTGATCATAATGGCTTCGACTTTAAGTCCATCGAAAAAGCCATGAAGCATAACCAGAAAAGTAAAAAGATCCGTGGTGCAAGTACCATCAGCCAACAGGTAGCTAAAAACGTATTCCTATGGCAGCAGAGAAGCTGGATCAGAAAAGGATTGGAAGTCTATTTCACCTTCATGATTGAAAAACTCTGGGGCAAGGAACGCATACTGGAAGTATACCTCAACGTGGCCCAGACCGGCGATGCTGTATTTGGAGTAGAAGCTGCTGCCCAGCAGTACTATCATAAATCTGCGGCGAGCCTTAACAGGGAACAATCTGCGATGATTGCCGCCTGCCTGCCTAATCCGGTTAAATATACAGTGGTACCACCGGCAAGGCCTACACTGTACAGGCAAAAGAAAATACTGGTGCAAATGCGCTTACTGACCGGCGATCCGGATATCTCAGCGCTGATTAGCTCCAAGTAA
- a CDS encoding AAA family ATPase — protein MEELFKVVVIGPESTGKSTLSEFLASHYETMWVPEYARRYIEELPRPYEQSDLLAMAQGQLALEAERAKLANRLLVCDTDLHVIRVWSEHKYGACDPWIVAAIAERRYDLYLLTYIDIPWEEDPQREHPDPAMREYFYNVYKEIVQSSGVPWVEVRGSFEAREATAVKAIDQLLGANQR, from the coding sequence ATGGAAGAGTTATTCAAAGTAGTGGTGATTGGTCCGGAGAGTACAGGCAAAAGTACCCTCAGTGAGTTCCTGGCGTCGCATTACGAAACGATGTGGGTGCCTGAGTATGCCCGTCGGTATATAGAAGAATTACCTCGTCCGTATGAGCAATCTGACCTGCTGGCTATGGCACAGGGGCAACTGGCACTGGAGGCAGAAAGGGCTAAGCTGGCAAACAGGCTGCTGGTGTGTGATACGGACCTGCATGTAATAAGAGTTTGGAGTGAACATAAATACGGAGCATGTGATCCCTGGATTGTGGCAGCTATCGCAGAGAGAAGGTATGACCTTTACCTGCTCACTTATATTGATATTCCCTGGGAGGAAGATCCGCAGCGGGAACATCCTGACCCGGCTATGCGGGAGTACTTCTACAATGTGTATAAAGAAATTGTGCAATCTTCGGGCGTGCCATGGGTGGAAGTCCGTGGTTCATTTGAAGCAAGGGAGGCAACAGCTGTGAAGGCAATAGATCAGTTACTTGGAGCTAATCAGCGCTGA
- the pnuC gene encoding nicotinamide riboside transporter PnuC gives MNVDVFYQALIEGVRAMSWLEILAAIFGAISVVCSKQNSIWLYPTGLVSTGIYVYLLSREQFKLYAEATLNAYYFIMSVYGWYHWARKKPSEPEVPIAWASRTEWIVTAATALIGWAVFYYLLSHFSNSDVPLVDAFVSATACAGMWLLAKRKIENWVILNISNLVAIPLLFHKKLVATAVLTIFLFIVAVMGYFSWKKIWKSYSK, from the coding sequence ATGAATGTGGATGTATTTTACCAGGCGCTGATTGAAGGTGTGAGGGCCATGAGCTGGCTGGAAATCCTGGCGGCGATCTTTGGTGCTATCAGCGTGGTATGTAGTAAACAGAACAGTATCTGGCTTTATCCTACAGGCCTGGTCAGTACGGGCATTTATGTATACCTGTTATCAAGAGAGCAGTTTAAGCTCTATGCAGAGGCGACGCTGAACGCTTATTATTTCATCATGAGTGTGTATGGCTGGTATCACTGGGCAAGGAAGAAACCCTCTGAACCCGAAGTACCAATTGCCTGGGCATCCAGGACAGAATGGATTGTAACGGCGGCGACTGCATTAATTGGCTGGGCGGTGTTCTATTACCTGCTAAGTCACTTCTCCAATTCAGATGTACCGCTTGTAGATGCTTTTGTATCTGCAACTGCCTGTGCAGGTATGTGGTTGCTGGCCAAACGAAAAATTGAAAACTGGGTGATACTGAATATATCCAACCTGGTAGCGATACCTTTATTATTTCATAAAAAACTAGTCGCGACAGCGGTGCTGACCATCTTCCTGTTCATTGTAGCAGTCATGGGTTATTTCAGCTGGAAAAAGATATGGAAGAGTTATTCAAAGTAG
- a CDS encoding PNGase F N-terminal domain-containing protein, with protein sequence MKYLSIAASLLFAAGVHAQDAVTVHYKTRYHGEEMKDGALTLFIDGRSAHVIKDADPGAREQQYLNYTENVTMQVLSLNGRSVTFKKKIEDYEKPELLTDTATIAGYPCKKAKVIIRSNTVEVWYTNALNLKGSPSLGVTPGLGLVLKTVRNGEMEVIATEVKKGKINPKDLNWPGSIAIGKLVDQANYTREVIDSRYTTIPVFSKEQISFGYDKPNPTANQSDVTYHYAGGTVILKKIKLPKYEAGRQLFAELAQYSNGDAYDRTGSVFMIPMDKQGSFLNGLQNGVKELPVYKEKYQGVVATDDYLPTMELLRFFTPFGIHHYNERSQIAGYNWADSAVFRQEITELQPRMEGDVWLGVFIGNYDKGGHIVSLRLKYYKGDEDEGLKVPGYLQPIFNTTNLMEMAGQEYGTMFDHDSLTVKVNIPEGVTNLQLRYITTGHGGWGNGDEFVPKLNEIFVDGKRVYHFVPWRTDCGTYRLLNPSSGNFGNGLSSSDLSRSNWCPGSLTPAVYIPLPDLAPGVHEFKVAIPLGKREGTAFSAWNVSGVLMGEKK encoded by the coding sequence ATGAAATATCTATCTATCGCAGCCAGCTTGCTATTCGCAGCAGGAGTACATGCACAGGATGCTGTGACCGTTCATTACAAGACACGTTATCATGGAGAGGAGATGAAAGACGGTGCCCTTACCCTATTTATTGACGGAAGAAGTGCGCATGTGATCAAAGATGCAGATCCCGGTGCCAGGGAGCAACAATACCTGAACTATACAGAAAATGTTACTATGCAGGTATTAAGCCTGAACGGCAGATCTGTCACATTTAAAAAGAAAATTGAAGACTACGAAAAGCCCGAGCTGCTCACAGATACTGCCACCATTGCGGGTTACCCCTGTAAAAAAGCGAAAGTCATTATCCGCTCCAACACGGTGGAAGTATGGTATACCAATGCCCTGAATCTAAAAGGTTCTCCCAGCCTGGGTGTGACTCCTGGTTTAGGATTGGTATTAAAGACCGTGAGAAACGGCGAAATGGAAGTGATAGCGACAGAAGTGAAAAAGGGCAAGATCAATCCTAAGGACCTGAACTGGCCCGGTTCTATTGCCATTGGTAAGCTGGTAGACCAGGCAAATTATACCCGCGAGGTGATTGATAGCCGCTATACTACCATTCCTGTATTCAGTAAAGAGCAGATTTCCTTTGGATATGACAAGCCTAATCCTACTGCCAACCAGAGTGATGTAACTTACCACTACGCGGGCGGCACTGTGATCCTGAAAAAAATAAAACTACCTAAATACGAAGCGGGCCGTCAGCTGTTTGCCGAACTGGCCCAGTATTCCAACGGAGATGCTTATGACCGCACAGGTTCTGTATTTATGATCCCTATGGATAAGCAAGGTTCTTTCCTGAATGGACTGCAGAATGGGGTAAAGGAACTACCTGTTTATAAGGAGAAATATCAGGGCGTTGTTGCTACTGATGATTACCTGCCTACAATGGAACTGCTGCGTTTCTTCACTCCTTTCGGGATTCATCACTACAACGAGAGAAGCCAGATAGCTGGTTATAACTGGGCTGATTCTGCGGTATTTCGCCAGGAGATCACAGAACTGCAACCGAGGATGGAGGGTGATGTATGGCTTGGCGTTTTCATTGGTAACTATGACAAAGGTGGTCACATTGTAAGCCTGCGCCTGAAATACTACAAAGGAGACGAAGATGAGGGGTTAAAAGTGCCAGGCTATTTACAGCCGATCTTCAATACCACCAACCTGATGGAAATGGCTGGCCAGGAATACGGTACTATGTTCGACCATGACTCCCTGACGGTGAAGGTGAATATTCCGGAGGGCGTAACCAATTTACAGCTTCGTTATATCACTACCGGTCATGGTGGCTGGGGGAATGGTGATGAATTTGTGCCGAAGCTGAATGAGATCTTTGTAGACGGCAAGCGAGTGTATCATTTTGTACCCTGGAGAACTGATTGCGGTACTTACCGTTTGCTGAATCCTTCTTCAGGTAATTTTGGAAATGGGTTGTCATCATCTGATTTGAGCAGGTCCAACTGGTGCCCGGGAAGTCTTACGCCGGCTGTGTATATTCCTTTGCCGGACCTGGCACCGGGGGTACACGAATTTAAAGTCGCCATCCCACTGGGTAAGAGAGAAGGCACCGCCTTCAGCGCATGGAATGTATCGGGGGTACTGATGGGAGAGAAAAAATAA
- a CDS encoding NifU family protein, translating to MIKTGNPIISIYTEMTPNPETMKFVANKLLYPGKHIDFPDEASAKPSPLAAELFSFPFIRGVFIMANFITLTKTVETDWNDIIPTIKAFLKEYLEDNRPVLNEDEIVDKPIAGNEVSADDTDVVKRIKELLENYVKPAVEMDGGAIQFKDYDDGTVTLMLQGSCSGCPSSMITLKAGIEGMMKRMIPEVKEVVAEAE from the coding sequence ATGATTAAAACAGGAAATCCCATTATCAGCATATATACGGAAATGACGCCGAATCCGGAAACCATGAAGTTTGTTGCTAACAAGCTCCTGTACCCTGGTAAGCACATCGATTTCCCGGATGAAGCAAGTGCAAAACCATCTCCGCTGGCTGCTGAATTGTTCAGCTTCCCGTTCATCAGAGGTGTGTTTATTATGGCGAATTTTATTACGCTGACAAAAACTGTTGAAACTGACTGGAATGATATTATCCCTACTATAAAAGCTTTTCTGAAGGAGTATCTGGAAGATAACCGCCCGGTATTGAACGAAGATGAAATCGTTGACAAACCGATTGCCGGAAACGAAGTAAGCGCAGATGATACTGATGTGGTAAAGCGTATTAAAGAATTGCTTGAAAACTACGTGAAGCCTGCAGTTGAAATGGATGGCGGTGCCATTCAGTTCAAAGACTACGATGACGGTACTGTGACGTTGATGCTGCAAGGCTCATGTTCAGGTTGCCCTTCTTCCATGATCACATTGAAAGCCGGTATCGAAGGCATGATGAAGCGCATGATCCCGGAAGTGAAGGAAGTGGTAGCTGAAGCGGAATAA
- a CDS encoding methylglyoxal synthase produces MPTVKTLHARKRIALIAHDHKKAELIEWALYNKTVLCRHELYATGTTGKLIEENLDVPVRKLLSGPLGGDQQIGSMIAEGKIDVVIFFWDPMEALPHDPDIKALLRLGVVWNIPMASNRTSADFLLTSPLMHQEYEVRLPDYSQYLGRKV; encoded by the coding sequence ATGCCCACTGTCAAAACCTTGCACGCACGCAAAAGAATAGCACTGATCGCCCATGATCACAAGAAAGCTGAGCTCATAGAATGGGCCCTCTACAATAAAACCGTACTCTGCCGGCATGAACTATACGCTACCGGCACTACAGGCAAGCTCATTGAAGAAAATCTCGACGTACCTGTCAGAAAATTATTGTCCGGGCCCCTCGGTGGCGACCAGCAGATAGGCTCTATGATCGCCGAAGGCAAAATCGATGTCGTGATCTTCTTCTGGGATCCCATGGAAGCACTCCCGCATGACCCGGATATCAAAGCCCTGCTCCGCCTTGGTGTAGTATGGAACATCCCTATGGCCAGCAACCGTACCTCTGCCGACTTCCTGCTTACATCTCCTCTTATGCACCAGGAATATGAAGTACGCTTACCTGACTATTCACAGTATCTCGGTAGAAAAGTATAG